A single window of Arvicanthis niloticus isolate mArvNil1 chromosome X, mArvNil1.pat.X, whole genome shotgun sequence DNA harbors:
- the Dkc1 gene encoding H/ACA ribonucleoprotein complex subunit DKC1 isoform X1: MPKPRGEPEGKPTRARVIYQPSQPSVWPHKLITFPKKHKKKKDRKPLQEDVAEIQHAEEFLIKPESKVAQLDTSQWPLLLKNFDKLNVRTTHYTPIPCGSNPLKREIGDYIRTGFINLDKPSNPSSHEVVAWIRRILRVEKTGHSGTLDPKVTGCLIVCIERATRLVKSQQSAGKEYVGIVRLHNAIEGGTQLSRALETLTGALFQRPPLIAAVKRQLRVRTIYESKMIEYDPERRLGIFWVSCEAGTYIRTLCVHLGLLLGVGGQMQELRRVRSGVMNEKDHMVTMHDVLDAQWLYDNHKDESYLRRVVYPLEKLLTSHKRLVMKDSAVNAICYGAKIMLPGVLRYEDGIEVNQEIVVITTKGEAICMAVALMTTAVISTCDHGIVAKIKRVIMERDTYPRKWGLGPKASQKKMMIKQGLLDKHGKPTDNTPATWKQDYIDYSDSGKKAEAVQAPQLAAEAVNVIKRKRDSESESDETPTTVPQLKKEKKKKNKDKKPKTVLESGGEAGDGDSETTKKKKKKKVKVVEEMSD; the protein is encoded by the exons ATGCCGAAG CCACGTGGAGAACCCGAAGGGAAGCCAACACGTGCTAGAGTCATTTACCAGCCAAGCCAGCCTAGTGTTTGGCCTCACAAAC TAATTACTTTCCCAAAGAAgcataagaagaaaaaagaccgGAAGCCATTACAAGAAGATGTAGCC GAAATACAACATGCTGAAGAATTTCTTATCAAACCAGAATCCAAAGTGGCTCAATTAGACACTTCGCAGTGGCCCTTGTTACTTAAG AATTTTGATAAGCTAAATGTAAGGACAACACACTATACACCTATTCCTTGTGGTTCAAATCCTCTGAAGAGGGAGATTGGGGACTATATCAG gACAGGTTTCATTAATCTTGACAAGCCCTCTAACCCCTCTTCCCATGAGGTGGTAGCCTGGATCCGACGAATACTTCGGGTAGAGAAGACTGGCCACAGTGGCACACTGGATCCCAAAGTGACTGGTTGTTTAATTGTGTGCATTGAACGAGCCACTCGTTTGGTGAAATCACAACAGAGTGCAG GCAAAGAGTATGTTGGAATTGTCCGGCTGCACAATGCTATTGAAGGGGGTACTCAGCTTTCTAGG GCCCTAGAAACTCTGACAGGTGCACTGTTTCAGAGACCCCCACTTATTGCTGCAGTAAAGAGGCAGCTTCGAGTAAGGACTATCTATGAGAGCAAAATGATAGAATATGATCCTGAAAGAAGATTAG gaatCTTTTGGGTGAGCTGTGAAGCTGGCACCTACATTCGGACACTATGCGTGCACCTTGGCTTGTTACTAGGAGTTGGTGGTCAGATGCAGGAACTTCGGAGGGTTCGTTCTGGAGTCATGAATGAGAAG GACCACATGGTGACAATGCATGATGTACTTGATGCTCAGTGGCTGTATGATAACCATAAGGATGAGAGTTATTTACGGCGCGTTGTTTATCCTTTGGAAAAGCTGTTGACATCTCATAAACGTCTGGTTATGAAAGATAGTGCA GTGAATGCAATCTGCTATGGGGCCAAGATCATGCTTCCGGGTGTTCTTCGATATGAGGATGGCATTGAGGTCAACCAGGAGATTGTGGTCATTACCACTAAGGGGGAAGCTATCTGCATGG CGGTTGCATTGATGACTACAGCAGTGATTTCTACCTGTGACCATGGTATAGTAGCCAAGATAAAGAGGGTGATCATGGAAAGAGACACTTATCCTCGAAAGTGGGGTTTAGGTCCAAAG GCAAGTCAAAAAAAGATGATGATCAAACAGGGCCTTCTGGACAAGCATGGTAAACCCACAGACAATACCCCTGCCACATGGAAACAGGATTACATTGACTATAG TGATTCTGGCAAGAAAGCTGAAGCAGTACAAGCTCCTCAGTTAGCTGCTGAAGCAGTAAATGTCATAAAA aggAAGCGGGATAGTGAGAGTGAAAGTGATGAGACCCCTACAACAGTTCCTCagttgaagaaggaaaagaagaagaagaataaggaTAAAAAGCCCAAAACTGTGTTAGAAAGTGGGGGAGAGGCTGGAGATGGG gacaGTGAGACCacgaaaaagaaaaagaagaagaaagtaaaagtgGTGGAAGAGATGTCAGATTAG
- the Dkc1 gene encoding H/ACA ribonucleoprotein complex subunit DKC1 isoform X2 yields the protein MADAEVITFPKKHKKKKDRKPLQEDVAEIQHAEEFLIKPESKVAQLDTSQWPLLLKNFDKLNVRTTHYTPIPCGSNPLKREIGDYIRTGFINLDKPSNPSSHEVVAWIRRILRVEKTGHSGTLDPKVTGCLIVCIERATRLVKSQQSAGKEYVGIVRLHNAIEGGTQLSRALETLTGALFQRPPLIAAVKRQLRVRTIYESKMIEYDPERRLGIFWVSCEAGTYIRTLCVHLGLLLGVGGQMQELRRVRSGVMNEKDHMVTMHDVLDAQWLYDNHKDESYLRRVVYPLEKLLTSHKRLVMKDSAVNAICYGAKIMLPGVLRYEDGIEVNQEIVVITTKGEAICMAVALMTTAVISTCDHGIVAKIKRVIMERDTYPRKWGLGPKASQKKMMIKQGLLDKHGKPTDNTPATWKQDYIDYSDSGKKAEAVQAPQLAAEAVNVIKRKRDSESESDETPTTVPQLKKEKKKKNKDKKPKTVLESGGEAGDGDSETTKKKKKKKVKVVEEMSD from the exons ATGGCGGATGCCGAAG TAATTACTTTCCCAAAGAAgcataagaagaaaaaagaccgGAAGCCATTACAAGAAGATGTAGCC GAAATACAACATGCTGAAGAATTTCTTATCAAACCAGAATCCAAAGTGGCTCAATTAGACACTTCGCAGTGGCCCTTGTTACTTAAG AATTTTGATAAGCTAAATGTAAGGACAACACACTATACACCTATTCCTTGTGGTTCAAATCCTCTGAAGAGGGAGATTGGGGACTATATCAG gACAGGTTTCATTAATCTTGACAAGCCCTCTAACCCCTCTTCCCATGAGGTGGTAGCCTGGATCCGACGAATACTTCGGGTAGAGAAGACTGGCCACAGTGGCACACTGGATCCCAAAGTGACTGGTTGTTTAATTGTGTGCATTGAACGAGCCACTCGTTTGGTGAAATCACAACAGAGTGCAG GCAAAGAGTATGTTGGAATTGTCCGGCTGCACAATGCTATTGAAGGGGGTACTCAGCTTTCTAGG GCCCTAGAAACTCTGACAGGTGCACTGTTTCAGAGACCCCCACTTATTGCTGCAGTAAAGAGGCAGCTTCGAGTAAGGACTATCTATGAGAGCAAAATGATAGAATATGATCCTGAAAGAAGATTAG gaatCTTTTGGGTGAGCTGTGAAGCTGGCACCTACATTCGGACACTATGCGTGCACCTTGGCTTGTTACTAGGAGTTGGTGGTCAGATGCAGGAACTTCGGAGGGTTCGTTCTGGAGTCATGAATGAGAAG GACCACATGGTGACAATGCATGATGTACTTGATGCTCAGTGGCTGTATGATAACCATAAGGATGAGAGTTATTTACGGCGCGTTGTTTATCCTTTGGAAAAGCTGTTGACATCTCATAAACGTCTGGTTATGAAAGATAGTGCA GTGAATGCAATCTGCTATGGGGCCAAGATCATGCTTCCGGGTGTTCTTCGATATGAGGATGGCATTGAGGTCAACCAGGAGATTGTGGTCATTACCACTAAGGGGGAAGCTATCTGCATGG CGGTTGCATTGATGACTACAGCAGTGATTTCTACCTGTGACCATGGTATAGTAGCCAAGATAAAGAGGGTGATCATGGAAAGAGACACTTATCCTCGAAAGTGGGGTTTAGGTCCAAAG GCAAGTCAAAAAAAGATGATGATCAAACAGGGCCTTCTGGACAAGCATGGTAAACCCACAGACAATACCCCTGCCACATGGAAACAGGATTACATTGACTATAG TGATTCTGGCAAGAAAGCTGAAGCAGTACAAGCTCCTCAGTTAGCTGCTGAAGCAGTAAATGTCATAAAA aggAAGCGGGATAGTGAGAGTGAAAGTGATGAGACCCCTACAACAGTTCCTCagttgaagaaggaaaagaagaagaagaataaggaTAAAAAGCCCAAAACTGTGTTAGAAAGTGGGGGAGAGGCTGGAGATGGG gacaGTGAGACCacgaaaaagaaaaagaagaagaaagtaaaagtgGTGGAAGAGATGTCAGATTAG